From a single Vanacampus margaritifer isolate UIUO_Vmar chromosome 15, RoL_Vmar_1.0, whole genome shotgun sequence genomic region:
- the ctc1 gene encoding CST complex subunit CTC1 isoform X6, which translates to MGRLVFLPHWHYIPHDALGQAQTEARGYVELVGSPVLLCSGPAQGLAAGSVSVKEAAALVHNRVKGLRLSIFGQVVSVCPLLVILGTSFFFFMLSDETHTLPVLVKNCSKLWWAQCVSVGECVRLTALRVCVLPPWGGKNILCVTDHSEMHKTHDQRGTPIKDALTATPPSPSTSQPGRCEVQSDGRTKQSRVISYQGTVTEVVSAGAGLYVMDRKLGLCLAYQPKLKRKLRVGDALVLHHVHFLFRPCTDFPPSMLCTCLRSTVRVTKFSAVLSSASEPDRNCPDDGVLQRLLVERNPEVSRFLWTCHLCSQLRHSLLPSASTQCTCVLSWKLMEIAFGQGQRHRRDIYAEMLDEPHTCPLTQYDGDSMQHQYVSLSELRESLQEDCWASLRLSSLLPPAGVGLTRAQMNGALAWSSRTLTSDPRLQLGETLRQRPLLLVGVLELPSSASPHSLQLRDRTGAVACIVTETTQEEVEGHGATFNTAWIGCLVCVQQFTMVTERFLQSNFPSYQHLDQHKFITRKHCSLYLQFSKECIHILSPSVAMEMQQRDKGEESGEEEETEAVARKSRRKDEDPEPSRPSPSSVTVTTCVSVVLQVEQKSGVMWREDEEVSFSVTAAVIGPVATWGRDPKNARMKDFETGNEKKVTVLCSGASARWFPLLQPGRFYRLVASGTHDAGVLAGDGDSLPVRSDWKFHTLTRPLFARARQRSVRPTPSTVSQVLDGSADVVSFQGLVSDRINLNDRMSDTEHTNIGVSCSHTHTHTHTHTHLTKESNSPSVCMCVGVRLAVCDLSGRSLHVFLNFNPNAYPPGLLPGNTLLFSAFRRRLSRSGRVYCSNIAVSWVAVLQVREQRSEDRPPAPIMHLALWTKRSRTVGRVKGHVVCFLFMQLQWNCFECGSVYAQSACHGHQCLSPTAVFDCTAKLVMEDGTGQAHVHFAGALVRQLLGLNCPQWEGLQRALKARGQIQVYPRGRSQACDDGLLDFLLLCANGVNALFLTCSIESQAKEAVCFRGQTLETRQQRLPDEDGASPQAHLSANSLSRQYQFV; encoded by the exons ATGGGTCGTCTCGTCTTCCTCCCACACTGGCACTACATCCCCCACGATGCCCTGGGGCAAGCGCAGACGGAAGCCCGTGGCTACGTGGAGTTGGTTGGCTCTCCTGTTCTGCTGTGTTCTGGTCCTGCGCAGGGATTGGCTGCCGGTTCTGTCTCTGTCAAAGAGGCTGCGGCCTTAGTGCACAACAG GGTAAAAGGACTGCGGCTGTCCATCTTCGGTCAGGTGGTTTCTGTCTGCCCCCTGCTGGTCATCTTAGGaacttccttcttcttcttcatgctgtcagatgaaacacacacactacccgTCCTGGTCAAG aactGCAGCAAACTGTGGTGGGCACAGTGTGTGTCTGTCGGCGAGTGTGTGCGCTTGACAgcgttgcgtgtgtgtgtcctgcCACCGTGGGGAGGTAAGAACATCCTGTGCGTGACCGATCACTCCGAAATGCACAAGACGCACGATCAGCGGGGCACGCCGATCAAGGATGCGCTGACGGCTACGCCCCCCTCACCGTCAACGTCACAGCCCGGGAGGTGCGAGGTCCAATCGGACGGCAGGACCAAACAGTCCCGAGTCATCAGTTACCAG GGAACGGTCACGGAAGTTGTGAGTGCGGGGGCGGGTCTGTACGTGATGGACAGGAAGTTGGGCCTGTGCTTGGCCTATCAGCCCAAGCTGAAGAGGAAACTGCGAGTTGGCGACGCGCTGGTG CTCCATCACGTTCACTTCCTGTTCCGGCCGTGTACCGACTTCcctcccagcatgctttgcacTTGCCTGCGGTCAACTGTGAGGGTGACAAAGTTTAGCGCCGTTCTAAGCTCTGCCTCGGAGCCTGACCGCAACTGCCCCGACGACGGCGTGTTGCAGCGATTACTGGTGGAGAGGAACCCGGAAGTGTCCCGGTTCCTGTGGACGTGCCACCTGTGCTCCCAGCTTCGACACAG CCTTCTCCCCAGTGCGTCAACACAGTGTACGTGCGTGTTGTCGTGGAAACTGATGGAGATCGCGTTTGGACAAGGACAACGACACAGAAGAGACATCTACGCTGAGATGTTGGATGAGCCGCACACCTGTCCATTGACGCAG TATGACGGTGACTCGATGCAGCATCAGTATGTCAGCCTGTCAGAGCTCCGAGAGTCCCTCCAGGAGGACTGCTGGGCTTCCTTGCGTCTTAGCTcactgctgccacccgctggagTTGGTCTGACCCGAGCCCAGATGAACGGCGCCCTGGCCTGGTCGAGCAGAACATTGACGTCGGACCCCAGGCTGCAGCTCGGAGAGACGCTCAG GCAGCGCCCCCTGCTGCTTGTGGGCGTGCTGGAGCTGCCGTCAAGCGCGTCTCCCCATTCGCTGCAGTTAAGAGATCGCACGGGGGCCGTCGCCTGCATCGTCACGGAAACCACCCAGGAAGAGGTTGAAGGCCACGGCGCGACCTTCAATACGGCGTGGatag gTTGTCTCGTGTGTGTCCAGCAGTTCACCATGGTAACGGAGAGATTCCTCCAATCAAATTTCCCCTCCTACCAACACCTGGATCAGCACAAGTTCATCACACGCAAACACTGCAG CCTTTACCTTCAGTTCTCCAAAGAGTGCATCCATATTTTGAGTCCGTCCGTTGCCATGGAAATGCAGCAGCGTGACAAAGGGGAGGAGTCAGGTGAAGAAGAGGAGACGGAAGCTGTGGCGAGGAAGTCAAGACGAAAGGATGAGGACCCGGAGCCCTCGCGGCCTTCACCTTCGTCCGTTACCGTGACAACCTGCGTCTCAGTGGTCCTCCAGGTGGAGCAGAAGAGCGGCGTGATGTGGCGGGAGGATGAGGAGGTCTCATTCTCTGTCACGGCGGCTGTGATTGGGCCGGTGGCGACCTGGGGTCGGGACCCCAAGAACGCGCGAATGAAAGACTTTGAGACAGGCAATGAGAAAAAG GTGACCGTGTTGTGTTCAGGCGCGTCGGCTCGCTGGTTTCCTCTCCTGCAGCCGGGACGTTTCTACAGACTGGTGGCTAGCGGCACGCAC GATGCCGGCGTTCTGGCGGGCGACGGCGACTCGCTGCCGGTCCGGTCCGATTGGAAGTTCCACACGTTGACGCGGCCACTCTTTGCACGCGCTCGCCAACGGAGCGTCCGGCCCACGCCGTCCACCGTGTCACAAGTCCTGGATGGCAG CGCAGATGTAGTGTCTTTTCAGGGTCTCGTCTCAGACCGGATCAATCTGAATGACAGGATGAGTGACACTGAACACACCAACATTGGTGTGTCTtgctctcacacacatacacacacacacacgcacacacatttgacaaaAGAAAGCAATTCAccgagtgtgtgtatgtgtgtaggtGTGCGTCTTGCAGTGTGTGACCTAAGTGGCAGGAGCCTTCATGTCTTCCTGAACTTCAACCCTAACGCATACCCGCCTGGACTGTTGCCGGGCAACACACTGCTATTCTCTGCTTTTCGGAGGAGGCTATCCAg gTCAGGCCGTGTGTATTGCAGTAATATAGCAGTAAGCTGGGTGGCGGTGTTGCAGGTTCGAGAGCAGAG GTCAGAGGACCGCCCACCCGCTCCCATCATGCACCTGGCCCTGTGGACAAAGCGCAGCCGCACCGTGGGCCGGGTCAAGGGACATGTGGTGTGTTTTCTCTTCATGCAGCTGCAGTGGAACTGCTTCGAGTGTGGTAGTGTGTACGCACAG tCAGCTTGCCATGGTCATCAGTGTCTCTCGCCCACAGCTGTCTTTGACTGCACCGCTAA GTTGGTCATGGAGGACGGCACAGGCCAAGCTCACGTGCACTTCGCCGGGGCGCTCGTCCGCCAGCTGCTAGGACTGAACTGTCCCCAGTGGGAGGGGCTTCAAAGAGCCCTGAAGGCCAGAGGACAGATCCAAGTGTACCCCCGCGGGCGGAGCCAG GCGTGCGACGACGGATTacttgactttttgttgttgtgcgcGAATGGCGTCAACGCGTTGTTTCTGACCTGCAGCATAGAAAGCCAGGCCAAAGAAG CGGTTTGTTTCAGAGGTCAAACGCTTGAGACGAGGCAACAGAGACTTCCTGACGAGGATGGCGCCTCCCCTCAAGCTCACCTGTCTGCAAATTCACTGAGCAGACAATACCAATTTGTATGA
- the ctc1 gene encoding CST complex subunit CTC1 isoform X5: MGDMDAVQLFREQFNPQSEAEAKWLEGLFHFVREHVWPLMPDAAPCGQTADESVSHLSASVLKRIRGKMSSTHTLPVSYRLVCVSELLSHQRMACVSNLSWSTNQERALAEEVAAPLPGRRALPRAHLLLIGRLTHGSDGEWTLMDADGSVGCEVVSPSPLWMGRLVFLPHWHYIPHDALGQAQTEARGYVELVGSPVLLCSGPAQGLAAGSVSVKEAAALVHNRVKGLRLSIFGQVVSVCPLLVILGTSFFFFMLSDETHTLPVLVKNCSKLWWAQCVSVGECVRLTALRVCVLPPWGGKNILCVTDHSEMHKTHDQRGTPIKDALTATPPSPSTSQPGRCEVQSDGRTKQSRVISYQGTVTEVVSAGAGLYVMDRKLGLCLAYQPKLKRKLRVGDALVLHHVHFLFRPCTDFPPSMLCTCLRSTVRVTKFSAVLSSASEPDRNCPDDGVLQRLLVERNPEVSRFLWTCHLCSQLRHSLLPSASTQCTCVLSWKLMEIAFGQGQRHRRDIYAEMLDEPHTCPLTQYDGDSMQHQYVSLSELRESLQEDCWASLRLSSLLPPAGVGLTRAQMNGALAWSSRTLTSDPRLQLGETLRQRPLLLVGVLELPSSASPHSLQLRDRTGAVACIVTETTQEEVEGHGATFNTAWIGCLVCVQQFTMVTERFLQSNFPSYQHLDQHKFITRKHCSLYLQFSKECIHILSPSVAMEMQQRDKGEESGEEEETEAVARKSRRKDEDPEPSRPSPSSVTVTTCVSVVLQVEQKSGVMWREDEEVSFSVTAAVIGPVATWGRDPKNARMKDFETGNEKKVTVLCSGASARWFPLLQPGRFYRLVASGTHDAGVLAGDGDSLPVRSDWKFHTLTRPLFARARQRSVRPTPSTVSQVLDGSADVVSFQGLVSDRINLNDRMSDTEHTNIGVRLAVCDLSGRSLHVFLNFNPNAYPPGLLPGNTLLFSAFRRRLSRSGRVYCSNIAVSWVAVLQVREQRSEDRPPAPIMHLALWTKRSRTVGRVKGHVSACHGHQCLSPTAVFDCTAKLVMEDGTGQAHVHFAGALVRQLLGLNCPQWEGLQRALKARGQIQVYPRGRSQACDDGLLDFLLLCANGVNALFLTCSIESQAKEAVCFRGQTLETRQQRLPDEDGASPQAHLSANSLSRQYQFV; the protein is encoded by the exons ATGGGTGACATGGACGCCGTGCAGCTGTTCCGGGAGCAGTTTAATCCGCAGAGTGAAGCC GAGGCCAAATGGTTAGAAGGACTGTTTCATTTCGTCAGAGAGCACGTGTGGCCTCTGATGCCTGATGCCGCCCCCTGCGGCCAGACAG CTGATGAGAGTGTGTCTCACCTGAGTGCGAGTGTGCTCAAGAGGATACGTGGGAAGATGTCCAGCACACACACGCTGCCCGTCAGTTACAG GCTGGTGTGCGTCTCTGAGCTTCTCTCTCACCAGCGAATGGCGTGCGTCAGTAACCTGTCGTGGAgcaccaatcaggagcgggcGTTGGCTGAAGAAGTGGCGGCGCCGCTGCCGGGGCGGCGGGCTCTACCCAGGGCGCACCTCCTGCTGATCGGCCGCTTGACGCACGGCAGTGACGGAGAGTGGACACTGATGGATGCTGATGGTAGCGTTGGGTGTGAA GTTGTCTCCCCCTCACCTCTGTGGATGGGTCGTCTCGTCTTCCTCCCACACTGGCACTACATCCCCCACGATGCCCTGGGGCAAGCGCAGACGGAAGCCCGTGGCTACGTGGAGTTGGTTGGCTCTCCTGTTCTGCTGTGTTCTGGTCCTGCGCAGGGATTGGCTGCCGGTTCTGTCTCTGTCAAAGAGGCTGCGGCCTTAGTGCACAACAG GGTAAAAGGACTGCGGCTGTCCATCTTCGGTCAGGTGGTTTCTGTCTGCCCCCTGCTGGTCATCTTAGGaacttccttcttcttcttcatgctgtcagatgaaacacacacactacccgTCCTGGTCAAG aactGCAGCAAACTGTGGTGGGCACAGTGTGTGTCTGTCGGCGAGTGTGTGCGCTTGACAgcgttgcgtgtgtgtgtcctgcCACCGTGGGGAGGTAAGAACATCCTGTGCGTGACCGATCACTCCGAAATGCACAAGACGCACGATCAGCGGGGCACGCCGATCAAGGATGCGCTGACGGCTACGCCCCCCTCACCGTCAACGTCACAGCCCGGGAGGTGCGAGGTCCAATCGGACGGCAGGACCAAACAGTCCCGAGTCATCAGTTACCAG GGAACGGTCACGGAAGTTGTGAGTGCGGGGGCGGGTCTGTACGTGATGGACAGGAAGTTGGGCCTGTGCTTGGCCTATCAGCCCAAGCTGAAGAGGAAACTGCGAGTTGGCGACGCGCTGGTG CTCCATCACGTTCACTTCCTGTTCCGGCCGTGTACCGACTTCcctcccagcatgctttgcacTTGCCTGCGGTCAACTGTGAGGGTGACAAAGTTTAGCGCCGTTCTAAGCTCTGCCTCGGAGCCTGACCGCAACTGCCCCGACGACGGCGTGTTGCAGCGATTACTGGTGGAGAGGAACCCGGAAGTGTCCCGGTTCCTGTGGACGTGCCACCTGTGCTCCCAGCTTCGACACAG CCTTCTCCCCAGTGCGTCAACACAGTGTACGTGCGTGTTGTCGTGGAAACTGATGGAGATCGCGTTTGGACAAGGACAACGACACAGAAGAGACATCTACGCTGAGATGTTGGATGAGCCGCACACCTGTCCATTGACGCAG TATGACGGTGACTCGATGCAGCATCAGTATGTCAGCCTGTCAGAGCTCCGAGAGTCCCTCCAGGAGGACTGCTGGGCTTCCTTGCGTCTTAGCTcactgctgccacccgctggagTTGGTCTGACCCGAGCCCAGATGAACGGCGCCCTGGCCTGGTCGAGCAGAACATTGACGTCGGACCCCAGGCTGCAGCTCGGAGAGACGCTCAG GCAGCGCCCCCTGCTGCTTGTGGGCGTGCTGGAGCTGCCGTCAAGCGCGTCTCCCCATTCGCTGCAGTTAAGAGATCGCACGGGGGCCGTCGCCTGCATCGTCACGGAAACCACCCAGGAAGAGGTTGAAGGCCACGGCGCGACCTTCAATACGGCGTGGatag gTTGTCTCGTGTGTGTCCAGCAGTTCACCATGGTAACGGAGAGATTCCTCCAATCAAATTTCCCCTCCTACCAACACCTGGATCAGCACAAGTTCATCACACGCAAACACTGCAG CCTTTACCTTCAGTTCTCCAAAGAGTGCATCCATATTTTGAGTCCGTCCGTTGCCATGGAAATGCAGCAGCGTGACAAAGGGGAGGAGTCAGGTGAAGAAGAGGAGACGGAAGCTGTGGCGAGGAAGTCAAGACGAAAGGATGAGGACCCGGAGCCCTCGCGGCCTTCACCTTCGTCCGTTACCGTGACAACCTGCGTCTCAGTGGTCCTCCAGGTGGAGCAGAAGAGCGGCGTGATGTGGCGGGAGGATGAGGAGGTCTCATTCTCTGTCACGGCGGCTGTGATTGGGCCGGTGGCGACCTGGGGTCGGGACCCCAAGAACGCGCGAATGAAAGACTTTGAGACAGGCAATGAGAAAAAG GTGACCGTGTTGTGTTCAGGCGCGTCGGCTCGCTGGTTTCCTCTCCTGCAGCCGGGACGTTTCTACAGACTGGTGGCTAGCGGCACGCAC GATGCCGGCGTTCTGGCGGGCGACGGCGACTCGCTGCCGGTCCGGTCCGATTGGAAGTTCCACACGTTGACGCGGCCACTCTTTGCACGCGCTCGCCAACGGAGCGTCCGGCCCACGCCGTCCACCGTGTCACAAGTCCTGGATGGCAG CGCAGATGTAGTGTCTTTTCAGGGTCTCGTCTCAGACCGGATCAATCTGAATGACAGGATGAGTGACACTGAACACACCAACATTG gtGTGCGTCTTGCAGTGTGTGACCTAAGTGGCAGGAGCCTTCATGTCTTCCTGAACTTCAACCCTAACGCATACCCGCCTGGACTGTTGCCGGGCAACACACTGCTATTCTCTGCTTTTCGGAGGAGGCTATCCAg gTCAGGCCGTGTGTATTGCAGTAATATAGCAGTAAGCTGGGTGGCGGTGTTGCAGGTTCGAGAGCAGAG GTCAGAGGACCGCCCACCCGCTCCCATCATGCACCTGGCCCTGTGGACAAAGCGCAGCCGCACCGTGGGCCGGGTCAAGGGACATGTG tCAGCTTGCCATGGTCATCAGTGTCTCTCGCCCACAGCTGTCTTTGACTGCACCGCTAA GTTGGTCATGGAGGACGGCACAGGCCAAGCTCACGTGCACTTCGCCGGGGCGCTCGTCCGCCAGCTGCTAGGACTGAACTGTCCCCAGTGGGAGGGGCTTCAAAGAGCCCTGAAGGCCAGAGGACAGATCCAAGTGTACCCCCGCGGGCGGAGCCAG GCGTGCGACGACGGATTacttgactttttgttgttgtgcgcGAATGGCGTCAACGCGTTGTTTCTGACCTGCAGCATAGAAAGCCAGGCCAAAGAAG CGGTTTGTTTCAGAGGTCAAACGCTTGAGACGAGGCAACAGAGACTTCCTGACGAGGATGGCGCCTCCCCTCAAGCTCACCTGTCTGCAAATTCACTGAGCAGACAATACCAATTTGTATGA
- the ctc1 gene encoding CST complex subunit CTC1 isoform X4 codes for MGDMDAVQLFREQFNPQSEAEAKWLEGLFHFVREHVWPLMPDAAPCGQTADESVSHLSASVLKRIRGKMSSTHTLPVSYRLVCVSELLSHQRMACVSNLSWSTNQERALAEEVAAPLPGRRALPRAHLLLIGRLTHGSDGEWTLMDADGSVGCEVVSPSPLWMGRLVFLPHWHYIPHDALGQAQTEARGYVELVGSPVLLCSGPAQGLAAGSVSVKEAAALVHNRVKGLRLSIFGQVVSVCPLLVILGTSFFFFMLSDETHTLPVLVKNCSKLWWAQCVSVGECVRLTALRVCVLPPWGGKNILCVTDHSEMHKTHDQRGTPIKDALTATPPSPSTSQPGRCEVQSDGRTKQSRVISYQGTVTEVVSAGAGLYVMDRKLGLCLAYQPKLKRKLRVGDALVLHHVHFLFRPCTDFPPSMLCTCLRSTVRVTKFSAVLSSASEPDRNCPDDGVLQRLLVERNPEVSRFLWTCHLCSQLRHSLLPSASTQCTCVLSWKLMEIAFGQGQRHRRDIYAEMLDEPHTCPLTQYDGDSMQHQYVSLSELRESLQEDCWASLRLSSLLPPAGVGLTRAQMNGALAWSSRTLTSDPRLQLGETLRQRPLLLVGVLELPSSASPHSLQLRDRTGAVACIVTETTQEEVEGHGATFNTAWIGCLVCVQQFTMVTERFLQSNFPSYQHLDQHKFITRKHCSLYLQFSKECIHILSPSVAMEMQQRDKGEESGEEEETEAVARKSRRKDEDPEPSRPSPSSVTVTTCVSVVLQVEQKSGVMWREDEEVSFSVTAAVIGPVATWGRDPKNARMKDFETGNEKKVTVLCSGASARWFPLLQPGRFYRLVASGTHDAGVLAGDGDSLPVRSDWKFHTLTRPLFARARQRSVRPTPSTVSQVLDGSADVVSFQGLVSDRINLNDRMSDTEHTNIGVRLAVCDLSGRSLHVFLNFNPNAYPPGLLPGNTLLFSAFRRRLSRSGRVYCSNIAVSWVAVLQVREQSRSEDRPPAPIMHLALWTKRSRTVGRVKGHVSACHGHQCLSPTAVFDCTAKLVMEDGTGQAHVHFAGALVRQLLGLNCPQWEGLQRALKARGQIQVYPRGRSQACDDGLLDFLLLCANGVNALFLTCSIESQAKEAVCFRGQTLETRQQRLPDEDGASPQAHLSANSLSRQYQFV; via the exons ATGGGTGACATGGACGCCGTGCAGCTGTTCCGGGAGCAGTTTAATCCGCAGAGTGAAGCC GAGGCCAAATGGTTAGAAGGACTGTTTCATTTCGTCAGAGAGCACGTGTGGCCTCTGATGCCTGATGCCGCCCCCTGCGGCCAGACAG CTGATGAGAGTGTGTCTCACCTGAGTGCGAGTGTGCTCAAGAGGATACGTGGGAAGATGTCCAGCACACACACGCTGCCCGTCAGTTACAG GCTGGTGTGCGTCTCTGAGCTTCTCTCTCACCAGCGAATGGCGTGCGTCAGTAACCTGTCGTGGAgcaccaatcaggagcgggcGTTGGCTGAAGAAGTGGCGGCGCCGCTGCCGGGGCGGCGGGCTCTACCCAGGGCGCACCTCCTGCTGATCGGCCGCTTGACGCACGGCAGTGACGGAGAGTGGACACTGATGGATGCTGATGGTAGCGTTGGGTGTGAA GTTGTCTCCCCCTCACCTCTGTGGATGGGTCGTCTCGTCTTCCTCCCACACTGGCACTACATCCCCCACGATGCCCTGGGGCAAGCGCAGACGGAAGCCCGTGGCTACGTGGAGTTGGTTGGCTCTCCTGTTCTGCTGTGTTCTGGTCCTGCGCAGGGATTGGCTGCCGGTTCTGTCTCTGTCAAAGAGGCTGCGGCCTTAGTGCACAACAG GGTAAAAGGACTGCGGCTGTCCATCTTCGGTCAGGTGGTTTCTGTCTGCCCCCTGCTGGTCATCTTAGGaacttccttcttcttcttcatgctgtcagatgaaacacacacactacccgTCCTGGTCAAG aactGCAGCAAACTGTGGTGGGCACAGTGTGTGTCTGTCGGCGAGTGTGTGCGCTTGACAgcgttgcgtgtgtgtgtcctgcCACCGTGGGGAGGTAAGAACATCCTGTGCGTGACCGATCACTCCGAAATGCACAAGACGCACGATCAGCGGGGCACGCCGATCAAGGATGCGCTGACGGCTACGCCCCCCTCACCGTCAACGTCACAGCCCGGGAGGTGCGAGGTCCAATCGGACGGCAGGACCAAACAGTCCCGAGTCATCAGTTACCAG GGAACGGTCACGGAAGTTGTGAGTGCGGGGGCGGGTCTGTACGTGATGGACAGGAAGTTGGGCCTGTGCTTGGCCTATCAGCCCAAGCTGAAGAGGAAACTGCGAGTTGGCGACGCGCTGGTG CTCCATCACGTTCACTTCCTGTTCCGGCCGTGTACCGACTTCcctcccagcatgctttgcacTTGCCTGCGGTCAACTGTGAGGGTGACAAAGTTTAGCGCCGTTCTAAGCTCTGCCTCGGAGCCTGACCGCAACTGCCCCGACGACGGCGTGTTGCAGCGATTACTGGTGGAGAGGAACCCGGAAGTGTCCCGGTTCCTGTGGACGTGCCACCTGTGCTCCCAGCTTCGACACAG CCTTCTCCCCAGTGCGTCAACACAGTGTACGTGCGTGTTGTCGTGGAAACTGATGGAGATCGCGTTTGGACAAGGACAACGACACAGAAGAGACATCTACGCTGAGATGTTGGATGAGCCGCACACCTGTCCATTGACGCAG TATGACGGTGACTCGATGCAGCATCAGTATGTCAGCCTGTCAGAGCTCCGAGAGTCCCTCCAGGAGGACTGCTGGGCTTCCTTGCGTCTTAGCTcactgctgccacccgctggagTTGGTCTGACCCGAGCCCAGATGAACGGCGCCCTGGCCTGGTCGAGCAGAACATTGACGTCGGACCCCAGGCTGCAGCTCGGAGAGACGCTCAG GCAGCGCCCCCTGCTGCTTGTGGGCGTGCTGGAGCTGCCGTCAAGCGCGTCTCCCCATTCGCTGCAGTTAAGAGATCGCACGGGGGCCGTCGCCTGCATCGTCACGGAAACCACCCAGGAAGAGGTTGAAGGCCACGGCGCGACCTTCAATACGGCGTGGatag gTTGTCTCGTGTGTGTCCAGCAGTTCACCATGGTAACGGAGAGATTCCTCCAATCAAATTTCCCCTCCTACCAACACCTGGATCAGCACAAGTTCATCACACGCAAACACTGCAG CCTTTACCTTCAGTTCTCCAAAGAGTGCATCCATATTTTGAGTCCGTCCGTTGCCATGGAAATGCAGCAGCGTGACAAAGGGGAGGAGTCAGGTGAAGAAGAGGAGACGGAAGCTGTGGCGAGGAAGTCAAGACGAAAGGATGAGGACCCGGAGCCCTCGCGGCCTTCACCTTCGTCCGTTACCGTGACAACCTGCGTCTCAGTGGTCCTCCAGGTGGAGCAGAAGAGCGGCGTGATGTGGCGGGAGGATGAGGAGGTCTCATTCTCTGTCACGGCGGCTGTGATTGGGCCGGTGGCGACCTGGGGTCGGGACCCCAAGAACGCGCGAATGAAAGACTTTGAGACAGGCAATGAGAAAAAG GTGACCGTGTTGTGTTCAGGCGCGTCGGCTCGCTGGTTTCCTCTCCTGCAGCCGGGACGTTTCTACAGACTGGTGGCTAGCGGCACGCAC GATGCCGGCGTTCTGGCGGGCGACGGCGACTCGCTGCCGGTCCGGTCCGATTGGAAGTTCCACACGTTGACGCGGCCACTCTTTGCACGCGCTCGCCAACGGAGCGTCCGGCCCACGCCGTCCACCGTGTCACAAGTCCTGGATGGCAG CGCAGATGTAGTGTCTTTTCAGGGTCTCGTCTCAGACCGGATCAATCTGAATGACAGGATGAGTGACACTGAACACACCAACATTG gtGTGCGTCTTGCAGTGTGTGACCTAAGTGGCAGGAGCCTTCATGTCTTCCTGAACTTCAACCCTAACGCATACCCGCCTGGACTGTTGCCGGGCAACACACTGCTATTCTCTGCTTTTCGGAGGAGGCTATCCAg gTCAGGCCGTGTGTATTGCAGTAATATAGCAGTAAGCTGGGTGGCGGTGTTGCAGGTTCGAGAGCAGAG CAGGTCAGAGGACCGCCCACCCGCTCCCATCATGCACCTGGCCCTGTGGACAAAGCGCAGCCGCACCGTGGGCCGGGTCAAGGGACATGTG tCAGCTTGCCATGGTCATCAGTGTCTCTCGCCCACAGCTGTCTTTGACTGCACCGCTAA GTTGGTCATGGAGGACGGCACAGGCCAAGCTCACGTGCACTTCGCCGGGGCGCTCGTCCGCCAGCTGCTAGGACTGAACTGTCCCCAGTGGGAGGGGCTTCAAAGAGCCCTGAAGGCCAGAGGACAGATCCAAGTGTACCCCCGCGGGCGGAGCCAG GCGTGCGACGACGGATTacttgactttttgttgttgtgcgcGAATGGCGTCAACGCGTTGTTTCTGACCTGCAGCATAGAAAGCCAGGCCAAAGAAG CGGTTTGTTTCAGAGGTCAAACGCTTGAGACGAGGCAACAGAGACTTCCTGACGAGGATGGCGCCTCCCCTCAAGCTCACCTGTCTGCAAATTCACTGAGCAGACAATACCAATTTGTATGA